In the Limanda limanda chromosome 1, fLimLim1.1, whole genome shotgun sequence genome, one interval contains:
- the pkn3 gene encoding serine/threonine-protein kinase N2, producing MSAPSLQNEVDILDPQFQQRLEDARTLLRQEIQRELKIKEAAERLRRAVTNRKSAADVEGQLKASSRKLDQLHWELQELNARSMGTERDSTTGSLEEEEAQSAEACQWQDVMSPVAGRVRTLKKQLTMETKVKQGAENMIHTYRYSSVKDRKMLSTAEQMLQDSRTKIELLRMQIVKVSQAREDERDGTKGPAVELPPPVELRVAELMHHMKIESAVSEGAKNVVRQLSGRKVQDRRIVAEAQARMQESSEKVDLLRLSLERRLGELPQDHPKHAVIREELASGTSLSYGTPTKPSGAMSSSSFFKPASLTGRLEVCLMGCQDLLEAVPGRSRVTSVPSGAASASDGKSLKVRAGLSGRSANGKKSQAEELSSEISAVLKVDNRIVGHTHWRQLGKEAWGQSFSIELERSRELEVAVYWRDWRALSGVKFLRLEDFLDNQRHGMCLQLEPQGILFIEVTFINPVIERRSKLQRQRRIFPKEKGKDFLRAAQMNMNFATWGRLMMSILPPCSSLDSMSPPLAGPAPSSAAAPQSQEAAVVNLNFFDDQVARSPHRSRRNIKDSLLSPRENKSPKRQASVHLPSQTDEALQMDDFNCISVLGRGHFGKVLMAEYKKSGKLYAIKALKKGDIVTRDEVDSLMCEKRIFEVINTSQHPFLVNLYGCFQTADHVCFVMAYSSGGDLMTHIHTSIFTEKQARFYSSCVLLGLEFLHQRHIVYRDLKLDNLLMDADGFVRIADFGLCKEGMGHGDRTSTFCGTPEFLAPEVLTDNNYTRSVDWWGLGVLIYEMLVGESPFPGDDEEEVFDSIVNDDVRFPRFLSPESVSLVQKLLQKNPGTRLGGGEEDAAEIKRHRFFQGTDWDALLAKKAKPPFLPVIRAPQDVSNFDEEFTRLKPVLTLPRTPCVLTAEQQDIFADFDFSFMR from the exons ATGTCCGCTCCATCTCTCCAG AACGAGGTGGACATCCTGGACCCTCAGTTCCAGCAGCGGTTGGAAGATGCTCGCACGCTGCTCAGGCAGGAGATCCAGCGCGAGCTGAAGATCAAGGAGGCGGCCGAGCGTCTGCGGCGCGCCGTCACCAACCGCAAGAGCGCCGCCGACGTGGAGGGTCAGCTGAAGGCGTCCAGCCGCAAACTGGACCAGCTGCACtgggagctgcaggagctgaacgCCAGGTCCATGGGGACCGAGAGAGACAGCACCACAG GAAGcctggaagaagaagaggctcAGTCAGCAGAGGCGTGTCAGTGGCAGGATGTGATGTCACCTGTGGCCGGGCGCGTCCGAACGCTGAAGAAACAACTCACCATGGAAACCAAAGTCAAACAGGGCGCGGAGAACATGATCCACACGTACAGATACAGCTCAGTGAAG GACAGGAAGATGCTGTCCACGGCTGAGCAGATGTTACAGGACAGTCGCACCAAGATCGAGCTGCTGAGGATGCAGATCGTTAAAGTCAGTCAGGCCAGAGAGGACGAGCGAGACGGAACCAAGG GTCCGGCTGtggagctgcccccccccgtgGAGCTGCGAGTGGCTGAGCTCATGCATCACATGAAGATCGAGTCGGCCGTCTCCGAAGGAGCGAAGAACGTGGTGAGGCAGCTGAGCGGGAGGAAGGTCCAGGACCGGAGGATCGTGGCCGAG gcTCAGGCACGCATGCAGGAGTCCTCTGAGAAGGTGGATCTGCTGCGTCTGTCCCTGGAGAGACGTTTGGGCGAGCTGCCTCAGGATCATCCCAAACACGCTGTCATCAGAGAGGAGCTGGCGTCTGGAACCTCCCTCTCCTACGGCACGCCCACGAAACCGTCCGGCgccatgtcctcctcctccttcttcaaaCCCGCCAGTCTAACAG GGCGGTTGGAGGTTTGCCTGATGGGCTGCCAGGACCTGCTGGAGGCGGTTCCAGGCCGCAGCCGCGTGACCAGCGTCCCGTCCGGTGCCGCAAGCGCCTCGGACGGGAAGTCTCTGAAGGTGAGAGCCGGCCTATCAGGACGCAGCGCCAACGGGAAGAAGAGCCAGGCCGAGGAACTGTCCT cgGAGATCAGCGCCGTGTTGAAGGTGGACAACCGGATCGTAGGCCACACCCACTGGAGACAGCTGGGGAAGGAGGCCTGGGGCCAGAGCTTCAGCATCGAACTGGAACGG TCCCGGGAGCTGGAGGTCGCCGTGTACTGGAGAGACTGGCGTGCGCTGAGCGGAGTGAAGTTCCTGCGCTTGGAGGATTTCCTGGATAACCAGCGACACGGCATGTGTCTGCAGCTGGAGCCTCAGGGCATCCTCTTCATCGAG GTGACATTTATCAACCCGGTGATCGAGCGGCGCTCCAAGctccagaggcagaggagaatcTTCCCAAAGGAAAAAG GGAAGGACTTCCTGCGTGCCGCTCAGATGAACATGAACTTCGCCACCTGGGGGCGTCTGATGATGAGCATCCTGCCTCCCTGCAGCTCCCTGGATTCCATGAGTCCTCCGCTCGCCGGCCCCGCCCCCTCGTCCGCCGCCGCTCCTCAGTCGCA AGAAGCTGCTGTCGTGAATCTAAACTTCTTCGATGATCAAGTTGCACGATCTCCACATCGCTCCAGAAGGAACATTAAAGACTCTCTGCTG TCTCCACGTGAAAACAAGAGTCCGAAGAGACAAGCGTCCGTCCACCTGCCGTCTCA GACGGATGAAGCGCTGCAGATGGACGACTTCAACTGTATTTCCGTCCTGGGACGAGGACACTTTGGAAAG GTGCTGATGGCCGAGTACAAGAAGTCAGGGAAGCTGTACGCCATCAAAGCTCTGAAGAAGGGAGACATCGTGACCCGGGACGAAGTGGACAG cctCATGTGTGAGAAGAGAATCTTTGAGGTCATCAACACGTCTCAACACCCGTTCCTGGTGAACCTGTACGGCTGCTTCCAGACCGCCGACCACGTGTGCTTCGTCATGGCCTACTCCTCGGGAGGAGACCTCATGACGCACATTCACACCAGCATCTTCACGGAGAAACAAGCCCG GTTCTACTCGTCCTGTGTGCTGCTCGGCCTGGAGTTCCTCCACCAGAGACACATCGTCTACAG ggaTCTGAAGCTGGACAACCTGCTGATGGACGCTGACGGGTTTGTCAGGATAGCAGACTTTGGTTTGTGTAAAGAAG GTATGGGACACGGGGATCGAACCTCCACTTTCTGCGGCACGCCGGAGTTTCTGGCTCCAGAGGTTCTGACCGACAACAACTACACCCGCAGCGTGGACTGGTGGGGGCTGGGGGTGCTCATCTACGAGATGCTGGTGGGGGAG TCTCCGTTCCCCGGGGACGATGAGGAGGAAGTGTTCGACAGCATCGTGAACGACGACGTGCGCTTCCCTCGCTTCCTGTCTCCAGAGTCGGTGTCTCTCGTCCAGAAG ctgctgcagaagaatCCTGGGACCAGACTcggaggtggagaagaagacGCTGCTGAAATCAAAAGACACAGATTCttccag GGAACGGACTGGGACGCTCTCCTGGCCAAGAAGGCGAAGCCGCCGTTCCTGCCGGTGATCCGGGCGCCGCAGGACGTGAGTAACTTCGACGAGGAGTTCACGCGCCTGAAGCCGGTTCTCACGCTGCCCCGGACGCCGTGCGTGCTCACCGCCGAGCAGCAAGACATCTTTGCCGACTTTGACTTCTCGTTCATGAGATGA
- the LOC133000174 gene encoding protein SET-like, giving the protein MSASAVKLSRKENSNHDAAHETSEKEQQEAIEHIDEVQNEIDRLNEQASEEILKVEQQFNKLRQPYFQKRSELIAKIPNFWVTTFVNHPQVSALLGEEDEEALHYLSRVEVTEFEDIKSGYRIDFYFDENPYFENKALSKEFNVNEIGDPVSKSTEIKWKAGKDLTKRAGQTPNKAGKKRQHEEPESFFTWFTDHSDAGADELGEVIKDDIWPNPLQYYLVPDMEDEDGDGDDDDDEEEGLEDIDEGEEEEGEDEDEDGDGEDGEDDGDDD; this is encoded by the exons ATGTCGGCCTCAGCGGTGAAACTCAGCCGGAAGGAGAATTCAAACCACGACGCAGCGCACGAAACCTCCG agaaagagcagcaggaagcgaTCGAACACATCGATGAGGTCCAGAACGAAATCGACAG ACTGAACGAACAGGCTAGTGAAGAAATTTTAAAAGTAGAGCAGCAATTCAACAAATTACGCCAGCCATACTTTCAGAAGCGATCAGAACTCATAGCCAAAATCCCCAACTTCTGGGTCACAACATTCGTCAACCACCCACAAG TTTCAGCTCTTCTCGgcgaggaggatgaagaagcgCTGCACTACCTGTCGCGGGTGGAGGTCACCGAGTTCGAGGACATCAAGTCGGGATACAGAATAGATTTT TACTTCGATGAGAACCCGTACTTCGAGAACAAGGCCCTCTCCAAAGAGTTCAACGTGAACGAGATTGGCGACCCGGTCTCCAAGTCGACTGAGATCAAATGGAAAGCTGGAAAg GACCTGACGAAGCGTGCGGGTCAGACGCCAAACAAAGCTGGAAAGAAGCGGCAGCACGAGGAGCCGGAGAGCTTCTTCACCTGGTTCACCGACCACTCGGACGCCGGCGCCGACGAGCTGGGAGAAGTCATCAAGGACGACATCTGGCCCAACCCGCTGCAGTACTACCTG GTCCCGGACATGGAAGACGAGGACGGGGACGGCGATGACGAcgacgatgaagaggagggtcTGGAAGACATTgacgagggggaggaggaggaaggtgaagatgaggatgaagatggcGACGGAGAAGATGGAGAG GACGATGGCGACGATGATTAA